A genomic region of Lates calcarifer isolate ASB-BC8 linkage group LG9, TLL_Latcal_v3, whole genome shotgun sequence contains the following coding sequences:
- the sema4d gene encoding semaphorin-4D isoform X3, protein MYQYSLADAMTDKGNFTVPKLSESNMGFGVLGVFLGLLLEVSTHGPHAVPRTSWRHQDLDLMEFSEPGIFNYSTLLLNEKRDALYVGAREAIFELSKKNVTVRNNKVEWTVAESPMMMCTLKGKSKERDCLNYIRVLQLVDDEQLYVCGTYAFQPQCDYLNLADFSLNGRPEDGRGKCSFDPSQSFTTVMVDGALYSGTAYNFLGSEPIISRYSPHQSLLRTEYSTSWLNEPSFVYADVIREGRNRAYGEDDKIYYFFTEVSVEYEFFGKLLIPRVARVCKGDLGGQRTLQKKWTSFLKAKLVCSMPELNFVFNVVHDVFILKESDWRDTVIYGVFTSQWGNVGLSAVCAYNMTAVEDVFSKGKYMQKATVEQSHTKWVRYNGITPSPRPGACINNVMRQQNITSSLHLPDKTLQFVKDHPLLEDPILPIGNGPRLITKDVNYTQIVVERVRALDGNIYDVIFTGTDKGVLHKSVVFEGDVHIVEEIQLLKNQEPIKNLLLSSETRSLYAGSDWGVVQSPTAFCSRYPSCSDCVLARDPHCAWDRHTSACVNILDAPNQRSRKLIQNLNGDADKCPTVPGLSLKDYQHVTVKPGSSVELPCLVHSNLAQVMWKSNSSVLTEASRFHLIGENGLLIYSVAPEDQGHYECWSVEWAPAVGKNFSRLLAGYILSLDLPPRPPQQAGHVTTTLSNQETSSTHTAEASSPVDTSSPMSSSGSSTPSALPSSSSSSSSSSSSSSSSSAVPHSVEAREAEVRLLPPLLKDQAWGVHAQEAFLLFCLALGPSDVHIHWLINGHSLDTPIMEYRWPLGQSGVLVSSWLREGPLLKDARYHCVAEASTGNDMSEVDIHLSIGDDESIPSRDLNQWRGALTEHEQLLKRWEKAWVGKL, encoded by the exons AGGAAACTTTACAGTTCCAAAGTTGTCAGAGTCTAATATGGGATTTGGCGTGCTGGGAGTTTTCCTGGGGCTGCTGCTGGAGGTCTCTACCCACGGACCCCATGCTGTGCCCAGAACTTCCTGGAGACACCAAG ATTTAGATCTGATGGAGTTTTCAGAGCCTGGGATCTTCAACTACTCTACGTTGTTGCTGAATGAGAAGAGGGATGCACTGTATGTGGGAGCCAGGGAGGCCATCTTTGAGCTCAGCAAGAAGAATGTGACTGTCAGAAACAACAAG GTTGAATGGACAGTTGCAGAAAGCCCCATGATGATGTGCACACTTAAAGGAAAATCAAAAGAG AGGGATTGTCTAAACTACATTCGAGTGCTCCAACTCGTAGACGACGAGCAGCTGTATGTCTGTGGCACATATGCCTTTCAACCTCAGTGTGATTACTTG AACCTtgctgacttttcattgaaTGGCCGACCTGAAGATGGCAGGGGAAAATGCTCCTTTGACCCCTCACAAAGCTTTACCACTGTCATGGTTG ATGGAGCGCTGTACTCAGGAACAGCTTATAACTTCTTAGGCAGTGAACCAATCATTTCCAGATACTCTCCACACCAGTCCCTGTTAAGGACAGAGTACTCCACATCATGGCTCAATG AGCCCAGTTTTGTTTATGCCGACGTAATCAGAGAAGGGAGAAACAGAGCATATGGTGAGGACGACAAAATCTATTACTTCTTCACGGAGGTGTCAGTGGAGTACGAATTTTTTGGCAAGCTGCTCATCCCCAGGGTGGCGCGCGTCTGTAAG GGCGACCTTGGGGGGCAGCGCACTCTGCAAAAGAAATGGACATCCTTTCTAAAAGCCAAACTTGTGTGCTCCATGCCTGAGCTCAACTTTGTCTTCAACGTCGTGCACGATGTCTTCATCCTGAAGGAGTCAGACTGGAGGGACACCGTCATCTACGGCGTCTTTACCTCCCAGTG GGGTAATGTGGgcctgtcagctgtgtgtgccTATAACATGACTGCAGTGGAAGATGTCTTCTCCAAGGGCAAGTACATGCAGAAGGCCACAGTGGAGCAGTCCCACACTAAGTGGGTGCGGTACAATGGCATCACTCCTTCCCCACGTCCTGGAGCA TGTATTAACAACGTGATGCGACAACAGAACATTACCAGCTCTCTCCACCTGCCAGACAAGACCCTTCAGTTTGTTAAGGACCaccccctgctggaggatccCATCCTGCCCATCGGCAACGGGCCTCGCCTCATCACCAAAGACGTCAACTACACTCAGATCGTTGTAGAGAGGGTCCGAGCGCTCGACGGGAACATTTATGATGTGATCTTCACTGGAACAG ataAGGGAGTCCTGCACAAGTCAGTGGTGTTTGAAGGAGACGTTCACATTGTGGAAGAGATCCAGCTCCTGAAGAACCAAGAGCCCATCAAGAACTTACTGCTGTCCTCAGAG ACACGATCCCTGTATGCCGGCTCAGACTGGGGCGTCGTCCAGTCACCCACAGCCTTCTGCAGCAGGTATCCGTCCTGCAGCGACTGTGTCCTGGCACGAGACCCCCACTGCGCCTGGGACCGTCACACCTCTGCCTGCGTCAATATCCTTGATGCTCCCAACCAACGATCCAG gaaGTTAATCCAGAACCTGAATGGTGACGCAGACAAGTGTCCTACAG TGCCAGGTCTGTCTCTGAAGGACTACCAGCATGTGACAGTGAAACCGGGGAGCTCTGTTGAGCTGCCGTGCCTGGTACACTCCAACCTAGCCCAGGTGATGTGGAAATCCAACAGCTCGGTTCTCACCGAGGCCTCTCGCTTCCACCTCATAGGCGAAAATGGTCTCCTTATTTACAGCGTGGCTCCAGAGGATCAAGGTCACTACGAGTGCTGGTCTGTGGAATGGGCCCCCGCCGTCGGAAAGAACTTCAGCCGCCTCCTGGCCGGATACATCCTCAGTCTGGATCTCCCGCCCAGACCGCCACAGCAGGCGGGTCACGTGACCACCACCCTCAGCAACCAGGAGACATCTAGCACACATACCGCTGAAG cctCCTCTCCTGTCGACACTTCATCTCCCATGTCCTCCTCTGGAAGTAGCACTCCCTCTgccctcccctcttcctcctcctcttcatcctcttcctcctcctcctcctcctcctcctctgccgtGCCCCACAGCGTGGAGGCTCGGGAGGCAGAGGTGAGACTTTTGCCTCCCCTGCTGAAGGACCAGGCCTGGGGGGTTCACGCCCAGGAggccttcctcctcttctgcctcGCCTTGG GTCCCAGTGATGTCCACATTCACTGGCTGATAAACGGACACAGCCTGGACACCCCCATAATGGAGTACCGTTGGCCACTGGGTCAGAGCGGGGTACTAGTGAGCAGCTGGCTCCGAGAGGGGCCGCTGCTCAAGGACGCCCGCTACCACTGCGTCGCTGAGGCCAGCACGGGAAATGACATGTCTGAAGTGGACATCCACCTCAGTATTGGAG ATGATGAGAGCATTCCATCCAGGGATTTGAACCAGTGGAGAGGTGCACTCACAGAGCATGAGCAACTGCTAAAAAGATGGGAAAAGGCCTGGGTAG GAAAGCTGTGA
- the sema4d gene encoding semaphorin-4D isoform X4 — MGFGVLGVFLGLLLEVSTHGPHAVPRTSWRHQDLDLMEFSEPGIFNYSTLLLNEKRDALYVGAREAIFELSKKNVTVRNNKVEWTVAESPMMMCTLKGKSKERDCLNYIRVLQLVDDEQLYVCGTYAFQPQCDYLNLADFSLNGRPEDGRGKCSFDPSQSFTTVMVDGALYSGTAYNFLGSEPIISRYSPHQSLLRTEYSTSWLNEPSFVYADVIREGRNRAYGEDDKIYYFFTEVSVEYEFFGKLLIPRVARVCKGDLGGQRTLQKKWTSFLKAKLVCSMPELNFVFNVVHDVFILKESDWRDTVIYGVFTSQWGNVGLSAVCAYNMTAVEDVFSKGKYMQKATVEQSHTKWVRYNGITPSPRPGACINNVMRQQNITSSLHLPDKTLQFVKDHPLLEDPILPIGNGPRLITKDVNYTQIVVERVRALDGNIYDVIFTGTDKGVLHKSVVFEGDVHIVEEIQLLKNQEPIKNLLLSSETRSLYAGSDWGVVQSPTAFCSRYPSCSDCVLARDPHCAWDRHTSACVNILDAPNQRSRKLIQNLNGDADKCPTVPGLSLKDYQHVTVKPGSSVELPCLVHSNLAQVMWKSNSSVLTEASRFHLIGENGLLIYSVAPEDQGHYECWSVEWAPAVGKNFSRLLAGYILSLDLPPRPPQQAGHVTTTLSNQETSSTHTAEGNVETDRDPLTSALAPPSFTATVLFTSPPQTDSSLTPPPSSTIKFQPKHLPSSNAPRPDSRDPAAEYLQHNNSIALLFLFLLFFLLFLAALAYNCYMQYLPAPCLRMRAALLGSHKSTHQPEYRACEAGLMEAPASDKINMTEQPTQNGSQTTQNLRALRDTGYETEPECGNGRIPSHSFGDDSPSQEKPFDVDCESQPIQFADAD; from the exons ATGGGATTTGGCGTGCTGGGAGTTTTCCTGGGGCTGCTGCTGGAGGTCTCTACCCACGGACCCCATGCTGTGCCCAGAACTTCCTGGAGACACCAAG ATTTAGATCTGATGGAGTTTTCAGAGCCTGGGATCTTCAACTACTCTACGTTGTTGCTGAATGAGAAGAGGGATGCACTGTATGTGGGAGCCAGGGAGGCCATCTTTGAGCTCAGCAAGAAGAATGTGACTGTCAGAAACAACAAG GTTGAATGGACAGTTGCAGAAAGCCCCATGATGATGTGCACACTTAAAGGAAAATCAAAAGAG AGGGATTGTCTAAACTACATTCGAGTGCTCCAACTCGTAGACGACGAGCAGCTGTATGTCTGTGGCACATATGCCTTTCAACCTCAGTGTGATTACTTG AACCTtgctgacttttcattgaaTGGCCGACCTGAAGATGGCAGGGGAAAATGCTCCTTTGACCCCTCACAAAGCTTTACCACTGTCATGGTTG ATGGAGCGCTGTACTCAGGAACAGCTTATAACTTCTTAGGCAGTGAACCAATCATTTCCAGATACTCTCCACACCAGTCCCTGTTAAGGACAGAGTACTCCACATCATGGCTCAATG AGCCCAGTTTTGTTTATGCCGACGTAATCAGAGAAGGGAGAAACAGAGCATATGGTGAGGACGACAAAATCTATTACTTCTTCACGGAGGTGTCAGTGGAGTACGAATTTTTTGGCAAGCTGCTCATCCCCAGGGTGGCGCGCGTCTGTAAG GGCGACCTTGGGGGGCAGCGCACTCTGCAAAAGAAATGGACATCCTTTCTAAAAGCCAAACTTGTGTGCTCCATGCCTGAGCTCAACTTTGTCTTCAACGTCGTGCACGATGTCTTCATCCTGAAGGAGTCAGACTGGAGGGACACCGTCATCTACGGCGTCTTTACCTCCCAGTG GGGTAATGTGGgcctgtcagctgtgtgtgccTATAACATGACTGCAGTGGAAGATGTCTTCTCCAAGGGCAAGTACATGCAGAAGGCCACAGTGGAGCAGTCCCACACTAAGTGGGTGCGGTACAATGGCATCACTCCTTCCCCACGTCCTGGAGCA TGTATTAACAACGTGATGCGACAACAGAACATTACCAGCTCTCTCCACCTGCCAGACAAGACCCTTCAGTTTGTTAAGGACCaccccctgctggaggatccCATCCTGCCCATCGGCAACGGGCCTCGCCTCATCACCAAAGACGTCAACTACACTCAGATCGTTGTAGAGAGGGTCCGAGCGCTCGACGGGAACATTTATGATGTGATCTTCACTGGAACAG ataAGGGAGTCCTGCACAAGTCAGTGGTGTTTGAAGGAGACGTTCACATTGTGGAAGAGATCCAGCTCCTGAAGAACCAAGAGCCCATCAAGAACTTACTGCTGTCCTCAGAG ACACGATCCCTGTATGCCGGCTCAGACTGGGGCGTCGTCCAGTCACCCACAGCCTTCTGCAGCAGGTATCCGTCCTGCAGCGACTGTGTCCTGGCACGAGACCCCCACTGCGCCTGGGACCGTCACACCTCTGCCTGCGTCAATATCCTTGATGCTCCCAACCAACGATCCAG gaaGTTAATCCAGAACCTGAATGGTGACGCAGACAAGTGTCCTACAG TGCCAGGTCTGTCTCTGAAGGACTACCAGCATGTGACAGTGAAACCGGGGAGCTCTGTTGAGCTGCCGTGCCTGGTACACTCCAACCTAGCCCAGGTGATGTGGAAATCCAACAGCTCGGTTCTCACCGAGGCCTCTCGCTTCCACCTCATAGGCGAAAATGGTCTCCTTATTTACAGCGTGGCTCCAGAGGATCAAGGTCACTACGAGTGCTGGTCTGTGGAATGGGCCCCCGCCGTCGGAAAGAACTTCAGCCGCCTCCTGGCCGGATACATCCTCAGTCTGGATCTCCCGCCCAGACCGCCACAGCAGGCGGGTCACGTGACCACCACCCTCAGCAACCAGGAGACATCTAGCACACATACCGCTGAAGGTAAtgttgagacagacagagacccACTAACTTCAGCCCTTGCCCCTCCCAGCTTCACAGCCACAGTCCTGTTCACCTCCCCACCCCAGACTGACTCATCACTAACCCCACCCCCCAGCAGCACAATCAAATTCCAGCCAAAACATCTTCCAAGCTCCAATGCTCCCCGCCCAGACAGCCGGGACCCAGCAGCCGAGTATTTgcagcacaacaacagcattgccctcctcttcctcttcctcctgttcttcctcctcttcttggCTGCACTGGCCTACAACTGCTACATGCAGTACCTCCCGGCTCCCTGCCTGCGCATGCGAGCCGCTCTGCTGGGCAGTCACAAGAGCACCCATCAGCCCGAGTACCGGGCCTGTGAGGCAGGTCTGATGGAAGCACCGGCAAGCGACAAAATCAACATGACGGAGCAGCCAACGCAGAACGGCAGCCAAACCACCCAAAACCTGCGGGCGCTCCGCGACACCGGGTACGAGACCGAGCCGGAGTGCGGCAACGGCCGGATCCCTTCTCACAGCTTCGGGGACGACAGCCCGTCCCAGGAGAAACCCTTCGATGTGGACTGTGAATCTCAGCCCATCCAGTTCGCAGACGCAGATTAA
- the sema4d gene encoding semaphorin-4D isoform X2 gives MYQYSLADAMTDKGNFTVPKLSESNMGFGVLGVFLGLLLEVSTHGPHAVPRTSWRHQDLDLMEFSEPGIFNYSTLLLNEKRDALYVGAREAIFELSKKNVTVRNNKVEWTVAESPMMMCTLKGKSKERDCLNYIRVLQLVDDEQLYVCGTYAFQPQCDYLNLADFSLNGRPEDGRGKCSFDPSQSFTTVMVDGALYSGTAYNFLGSEPIISRYSPHQSLLRTEYSTSWLNEPSFVYADVIREGRNRAYGEDDKIYYFFTEVSVEYEFFGKLLIPRVARVCKGDLGGQRTLQKKWTSFLKAKLVCSMPELNFVFNVVHDVFILKESDWRDTVIYGVFTSQWGNVGLSAVCAYNMTAVEDVFSKGKYMQKATVEQSHTKWVRYNGITPSPRPGACINNVMRQQNITSSLHLPDKTLQFVKDHPLLEDPILPIGNGPRLITKDVNYTQIVVERVRALDGNIYDVIFTGTDKGVLHKSVVFEGDVHIVEEIQLLKNQEPIKNLLLSSETRSLYAGSDWGVVQSPTAFCSRYPSCSDCVLARDPHCAWDRHTSACVNILDAPNQRSRKLIQNLNGDADKCPTVPGLSLKDYQHVTVKPGSSVELPCLVHSNLAQVMWKSNSSVLTEASRFHLIGENGLLIYSVAPEDQGHYECWSVEWAPAVGKNFSRLLAGYILSLDLPPRPPQQAGHVTTTLSNQETSSTHTAEASSPVDTSSPMSSSGSSTPSALPSSSSSSSSSSSSSSSSSAVPHSVEAREAEVRLLPPLLKDQAWGVHAQEAFLLFCLALGPSDVHIHWLINGHSLDTPIMEYRWPLGQSGVLVSSWLREGPLLKDARYHCVAEASTGNDMSEVDIHLSIGDDESIPSRDLNQWRGALTEHEQLLKRWEKAWESCDGH, from the exons AGGAAACTTTACAGTTCCAAAGTTGTCAGAGTCTAATATGGGATTTGGCGTGCTGGGAGTTTTCCTGGGGCTGCTGCTGGAGGTCTCTACCCACGGACCCCATGCTGTGCCCAGAACTTCCTGGAGACACCAAG ATTTAGATCTGATGGAGTTTTCAGAGCCTGGGATCTTCAACTACTCTACGTTGTTGCTGAATGAGAAGAGGGATGCACTGTATGTGGGAGCCAGGGAGGCCATCTTTGAGCTCAGCAAGAAGAATGTGACTGTCAGAAACAACAAG GTTGAATGGACAGTTGCAGAAAGCCCCATGATGATGTGCACACTTAAAGGAAAATCAAAAGAG AGGGATTGTCTAAACTACATTCGAGTGCTCCAACTCGTAGACGACGAGCAGCTGTATGTCTGTGGCACATATGCCTTTCAACCTCAGTGTGATTACTTG AACCTtgctgacttttcattgaaTGGCCGACCTGAAGATGGCAGGGGAAAATGCTCCTTTGACCCCTCACAAAGCTTTACCACTGTCATGGTTG ATGGAGCGCTGTACTCAGGAACAGCTTATAACTTCTTAGGCAGTGAACCAATCATTTCCAGATACTCTCCACACCAGTCCCTGTTAAGGACAGAGTACTCCACATCATGGCTCAATG AGCCCAGTTTTGTTTATGCCGACGTAATCAGAGAAGGGAGAAACAGAGCATATGGTGAGGACGACAAAATCTATTACTTCTTCACGGAGGTGTCAGTGGAGTACGAATTTTTTGGCAAGCTGCTCATCCCCAGGGTGGCGCGCGTCTGTAAG GGCGACCTTGGGGGGCAGCGCACTCTGCAAAAGAAATGGACATCCTTTCTAAAAGCCAAACTTGTGTGCTCCATGCCTGAGCTCAACTTTGTCTTCAACGTCGTGCACGATGTCTTCATCCTGAAGGAGTCAGACTGGAGGGACACCGTCATCTACGGCGTCTTTACCTCCCAGTG GGGTAATGTGGgcctgtcagctgtgtgtgccTATAACATGACTGCAGTGGAAGATGTCTTCTCCAAGGGCAAGTACATGCAGAAGGCCACAGTGGAGCAGTCCCACACTAAGTGGGTGCGGTACAATGGCATCACTCCTTCCCCACGTCCTGGAGCA TGTATTAACAACGTGATGCGACAACAGAACATTACCAGCTCTCTCCACCTGCCAGACAAGACCCTTCAGTTTGTTAAGGACCaccccctgctggaggatccCATCCTGCCCATCGGCAACGGGCCTCGCCTCATCACCAAAGACGTCAACTACACTCAGATCGTTGTAGAGAGGGTCCGAGCGCTCGACGGGAACATTTATGATGTGATCTTCACTGGAACAG ataAGGGAGTCCTGCACAAGTCAGTGGTGTTTGAAGGAGACGTTCACATTGTGGAAGAGATCCAGCTCCTGAAGAACCAAGAGCCCATCAAGAACTTACTGCTGTCCTCAGAG ACACGATCCCTGTATGCCGGCTCAGACTGGGGCGTCGTCCAGTCACCCACAGCCTTCTGCAGCAGGTATCCGTCCTGCAGCGACTGTGTCCTGGCACGAGACCCCCACTGCGCCTGGGACCGTCACACCTCTGCCTGCGTCAATATCCTTGATGCTCCCAACCAACGATCCAG gaaGTTAATCCAGAACCTGAATGGTGACGCAGACAAGTGTCCTACAG TGCCAGGTCTGTCTCTGAAGGACTACCAGCATGTGACAGTGAAACCGGGGAGCTCTGTTGAGCTGCCGTGCCTGGTACACTCCAACCTAGCCCAGGTGATGTGGAAATCCAACAGCTCGGTTCTCACCGAGGCCTCTCGCTTCCACCTCATAGGCGAAAATGGTCTCCTTATTTACAGCGTGGCTCCAGAGGATCAAGGTCACTACGAGTGCTGGTCTGTGGAATGGGCCCCCGCCGTCGGAAAGAACTTCAGCCGCCTCCTGGCCGGATACATCCTCAGTCTGGATCTCCCGCCCAGACCGCCACAGCAGGCGGGTCACGTGACCACCACCCTCAGCAACCAGGAGACATCTAGCACACATACCGCTGAAG cctCCTCTCCTGTCGACACTTCATCTCCCATGTCCTCCTCTGGAAGTAGCACTCCCTCTgccctcccctcttcctcctcctcttcatcctcttcctcctcctcctcctcctcctcctctgccgtGCCCCACAGCGTGGAGGCTCGGGAGGCAGAGGTGAGACTTTTGCCTCCCCTGCTGAAGGACCAGGCCTGGGGGGTTCACGCCCAGGAggccttcctcctcttctgcctcGCCTTGG GTCCCAGTGATGTCCACATTCACTGGCTGATAAACGGACACAGCCTGGACACCCCCATAATGGAGTACCGTTGGCCACTGGGTCAGAGCGGGGTACTAGTGAGCAGCTGGCTCCGAGAGGGGCCGCTGCTCAAGGACGCCCGCTACCACTGCGTCGCTGAGGCCAGCACGGGAAATGACATGTCTGAAGTGGACATCCACCTCAGTATTGGAG ATGATGAGAGCATTCCATCCAGGGATTTGAACCAGTGGAGAGGTGCACTCACAGAGCATGAGCAACTGCTAAAAAGATGGGAAAAGGCCTGG GAAAGCTGTGATGGCCACTGA
- the sema4d gene encoding semaphorin-4D isoform X1 yields the protein MYQYSLADAMTDKGNFTVPKLSESNMGFGVLGVFLGLLLEVSTHGPHAVPRTSWRHQDLDLMEFSEPGIFNYSTLLLNEKRDALYVGAREAIFELSKKNVTVRNNKVEWTVAESPMMMCTLKGKSKERDCLNYIRVLQLVDDEQLYVCGTYAFQPQCDYLNLADFSLNGRPEDGRGKCSFDPSQSFTTVMVDGALYSGTAYNFLGSEPIISRYSPHQSLLRTEYSTSWLNEPSFVYADVIREGRNRAYGEDDKIYYFFTEVSVEYEFFGKLLIPRVARVCKGDLGGQRTLQKKWTSFLKAKLVCSMPELNFVFNVVHDVFILKESDWRDTVIYGVFTSQWGNVGLSAVCAYNMTAVEDVFSKGKYMQKATVEQSHTKWVRYNGITPSPRPGACINNVMRQQNITSSLHLPDKTLQFVKDHPLLEDPILPIGNGPRLITKDVNYTQIVVERVRALDGNIYDVIFTGTDKGVLHKSVVFEGDVHIVEEIQLLKNQEPIKNLLLSSETRSLYAGSDWGVVQSPTAFCSRYPSCSDCVLARDPHCAWDRHTSACVNILDAPNQRSRKLIQNLNGDADKCPTVPGLSLKDYQHVTVKPGSSVELPCLVHSNLAQVMWKSNSSVLTEASRFHLIGENGLLIYSVAPEDQGHYECWSVEWAPAVGKNFSRLLAGYILSLDLPPRPPQQAGHVTTTLSNQETSSTHTAEGNVETDRDPLTSALAPPSFTATVLFTSPPQTDSSLTPPPSSTIKFQPKHLPSSNAPRPDSRDPAAEYLQHNNSIALLFLFLLFFLLFLAALAYNCYMQYLPAPCLRMRAALLGSHKSTHQPEYRACEAGLMEAPASDKINMTEQPTQNGSQTTQNLRALRDTGYETEPECGNGRIPSHSFGDDSPSQEKPFDVDCESQPIQFADAD from the exons AGGAAACTTTACAGTTCCAAAGTTGTCAGAGTCTAATATGGGATTTGGCGTGCTGGGAGTTTTCCTGGGGCTGCTGCTGGAGGTCTCTACCCACGGACCCCATGCTGTGCCCAGAACTTCCTGGAGACACCAAG ATTTAGATCTGATGGAGTTTTCAGAGCCTGGGATCTTCAACTACTCTACGTTGTTGCTGAATGAGAAGAGGGATGCACTGTATGTGGGAGCCAGGGAGGCCATCTTTGAGCTCAGCAAGAAGAATGTGACTGTCAGAAACAACAAG GTTGAATGGACAGTTGCAGAAAGCCCCATGATGATGTGCACACTTAAAGGAAAATCAAAAGAG AGGGATTGTCTAAACTACATTCGAGTGCTCCAACTCGTAGACGACGAGCAGCTGTATGTCTGTGGCACATATGCCTTTCAACCTCAGTGTGATTACTTG AACCTtgctgacttttcattgaaTGGCCGACCTGAAGATGGCAGGGGAAAATGCTCCTTTGACCCCTCACAAAGCTTTACCACTGTCATGGTTG ATGGAGCGCTGTACTCAGGAACAGCTTATAACTTCTTAGGCAGTGAACCAATCATTTCCAGATACTCTCCACACCAGTCCCTGTTAAGGACAGAGTACTCCACATCATGGCTCAATG AGCCCAGTTTTGTTTATGCCGACGTAATCAGAGAAGGGAGAAACAGAGCATATGGTGAGGACGACAAAATCTATTACTTCTTCACGGAGGTGTCAGTGGAGTACGAATTTTTTGGCAAGCTGCTCATCCCCAGGGTGGCGCGCGTCTGTAAG GGCGACCTTGGGGGGCAGCGCACTCTGCAAAAGAAATGGACATCCTTTCTAAAAGCCAAACTTGTGTGCTCCATGCCTGAGCTCAACTTTGTCTTCAACGTCGTGCACGATGTCTTCATCCTGAAGGAGTCAGACTGGAGGGACACCGTCATCTACGGCGTCTTTACCTCCCAGTG GGGTAATGTGGgcctgtcagctgtgtgtgccTATAACATGACTGCAGTGGAAGATGTCTTCTCCAAGGGCAAGTACATGCAGAAGGCCACAGTGGAGCAGTCCCACACTAAGTGGGTGCGGTACAATGGCATCACTCCTTCCCCACGTCCTGGAGCA TGTATTAACAACGTGATGCGACAACAGAACATTACCAGCTCTCTCCACCTGCCAGACAAGACCCTTCAGTTTGTTAAGGACCaccccctgctggaggatccCATCCTGCCCATCGGCAACGGGCCTCGCCTCATCACCAAAGACGTCAACTACACTCAGATCGTTGTAGAGAGGGTCCGAGCGCTCGACGGGAACATTTATGATGTGATCTTCACTGGAACAG ataAGGGAGTCCTGCACAAGTCAGTGGTGTTTGAAGGAGACGTTCACATTGTGGAAGAGATCCAGCTCCTGAAGAACCAAGAGCCCATCAAGAACTTACTGCTGTCCTCAGAG ACACGATCCCTGTATGCCGGCTCAGACTGGGGCGTCGTCCAGTCACCCACAGCCTTCTGCAGCAGGTATCCGTCCTGCAGCGACTGTGTCCTGGCACGAGACCCCCACTGCGCCTGGGACCGTCACACCTCTGCCTGCGTCAATATCCTTGATGCTCCCAACCAACGATCCAG gaaGTTAATCCAGAACCTGAATGGTGACGCAGACAAGTGTCCTACAG TGCCAGGTCTGTCTCTGAAGGACTACCAGCATGTGACAGTGAAACCGGGGAGCTCTGTTGAGCTGCCGTGCCTGGTACACTCCAACCTAGCCCAGGTGATGTGGAAATCCAACAGCTCGGTTCTCACCGAGGCCTCTCGCTTCCACCTCATAGGCGAAAATGGTCTCCTTATTTACAGCGTGGCTCCAGAGGATCAAGGTCACTACGAGTGCTGGTCTGTGGAATGGGCCCCCGCCGTCGGAAAGAACTTCAGCCGCCTCCTGGCCGGATACATCCTCAGTCTGGATCTCCCGCCCAGACCGCCACAGCAGGCGGGTCACGTGACCACCACCCTCAGCAACCAGGAGACATCTAGCACACATACCGCTGAAGGTAAtgttgagacagacagagacccACTAACTTCAGCCCTTGCCCCTCCCAGCTTCACAGCCACAGTCCTGTTCACCTCCCCACCCCAGACTGACTCATCACTAACCCCACCCCCCAGCAGCACAATCAAATTCCAGCCAAAACATCTTCCAAGCTCCAATGCTCCCCGCCCAGACAGCCGGGACCCAGCAGCCGAGTATTTgcagcacaacaacagcattgccctcctcttcctcttcctcctgttcttcctcctcttcttggCTGCACTGGCCTACAACTGCTACATGCAGTACCTCCCGGCTCCCTGCCTGCGCATGCGAGCCGCTCTGCTGGGCAGTCACAAGAGCACCCATCAGCCCGAGTACCGGGCCTGTGAGGCAGGTCTGATGGAAGCACCGGCAAGCGACAAAATCAACATGACGGAGCAGCCAACGCAGAACGGCAGCCAAACCACCCAAAACCTGCGGGCGCTCCGCGACACCGGGTACGAGACCGAGCCGGAGTGCGGCAACGGCCGGATCCCTTCTCACAGCTTCGGGGACGACAGCCCGTCCCAGGAGAAACCCTTCGATGTGGACTGTGAATCTCAGCCCATCCAGTTCGCAGACGCAGATTAA